In Paeniglutamicibacter kerguelensis, one genomic interval encodes:
- a CDS encoding acetate/propionate family kinase: MLILVLNSGSSSIKFQLHQFRDPNAHGESEVLAVGQVEKAAGGKSGKGTSSDHLPALDQVNQRILTVLAGQKIDAIGHRVVHGGERFIEPAVLIEEAIGELEQLSYLAPLHNPDDISGIRAAGNTWPGVPQVAVFDTAFHMTLPESAWRYAIPEDLYSRYGIRRYGFHGTSVEYVTKAAAGFLGLPLGQFDGIIAHLGSGASVTAIQGGRSIDTSMGFTPVDGLVMGTRCGDIDPSIVLLLQRRGLDADAIEELLNLQSGFQALCGFSDMRSIEEAAMAGHGKARLALEIAAYRLAKYIGGYHVAVGGAKALVFTAGIGENSSRFRSLVVGKLGPLGVALEDAANLGASMERRRISSMDSAFPVLVIPTDEARAIAEATAALIQTL; encoded by the coding sequence ATGCTCATATTGGTGCTGAATTCCGGCTCGTCTTCGATCAAGTTCCAGTTGCACCAGTTCCGGGATCCCAACGCCCACGGGGAATCCGAGGTGCTGGCCGTCGGCCAGGTTGAGAAGGCCGCCGGAGGCAAATCCGGAAAGGGTACCTCCAGCGATCATCTTCCGGCCCTGGACCAGGTCAATCAACGGATACTGACGGTGTTGGCGGGTCAGAAGATCGATGCCATCGGACATCGGGTGGTCCATGGCGGCGAGCGATTCATCGAACCTGCCGTGCTCATCGAAGAAGCAATTGGGGAGTTGGAGCAGTTGAGCTACCTTGCCCCGCTTCACAATCCAGACGACATCAGCGGGATCCGCGCTGCCGGCAACACCTGGCCCGGCGTCCCCCAAGTGGCAGTCTTTGACACGGCTTTCCACATGACGTTGCCGGAATCTGCTTGGCGCTACGCCATTCCGGAAGACCTCTACAGCCGCTACGGGATCCGCCGCTACGGCTTTCACGGAACCTCCGTCGAGTACGTCACCAAGGCCGCAGCAGGCTTCCTGGGCCTGCCCCTCGGGCAGTTCGACGGCATCATTGCGCATCTGGGCAGCGGCGCATCGGTGACCGCCATCCAAGGGGGCCGAAGCATCGATACGTCGATGGGCTTCACGCCGGTGGACGGGCTCGTCATGGGTACGCGCTGCGGGGACATCGATCCCTCGATCGTGTTGTTACTACAGCGTCGGGGCCTGGACGCCGACGCCATCGAGGAGCTCCTGAACCTGCAGTCCGGGTTCCAGGCCCTGTGCGGCTTCAGCGACATGCGCTCCATCGAGGAAGCCGCTATGGCGGGCCACGGCAAGGCCAGGCTGGCCCTGGAGATTGCCGCCTACCGGCTCGCGAAATACATCGGCGGCTACCACGTGGCCGTCGGCGGCGCCAAGGCCTTGGTCTTCACCGCCGGCATCGGGGAAAACTCGTCTCGGTTCCGTTCCCTGGTTGTCGGAAAGCTTGGGCCGCTGGGAGTCGCGCTTGAAGATGCCGCCAACCTAGGCGCATCAATGGAACGTCGTCGCATCAGCTCCATGGATTCGGCGTTCCCGGTGCTCGTGATCCCCACCGATGAAGCACGCGCGATCGCCGAAGCCACGGCCGCCCTCATACAGACGCTTTAG
- a CDS encoding DUF3040 domain-containing protein, with amino-acid sequence MTMPLSDHEQKILQSLEKDLSIQFPLLEKKMKRSDTRFRPSFIVGTGILCTVVGLAFVIIGLGIGSVLLSVIAFVVMGAGSYFASRSVALARLRRHLQHAQPPPA; translated from the coding sequence ATGACCATGCCGCTATCTGACCACGAGCAGAAAATATTGCAGTCATTGGAAAAGGACTTGTCAATACAGTTTCCCCTGCTTGAAAAGAAGATGAAGCGCTCTGATACACGGTTCAGACCAAGTTTCATCGTGGGTACCGGAATACTCTGCACAGTAGTCGGGCTGGCGTTCGTGATCATTGGTTTGGGCATCGGCTCCGTACTGCTGAGCGTCATTGCCTTCGTAGTGATGGGCGCTGGATCCTATTTCGCGTCAAGGTCCGTCGCTCTTGCCCGCCTTCGCCGGCATCTCCAGCACGCTCAGCCGCCTCCTGCATAG
- a CDS encoding HAD family hydrolase: MKLRNLPARHGGRSPMGACAAVILDWDGVIADTSHLHSLAWKMLVDKILKEIPGIADRGFDIDQDYGRFFDGRSSERGLRDFLTSRAVDLSEGIPGDAADTLSIHGLASLKRQIFETLQAHEEIRVFPDALALLRRLAEAKIPTALVATRSVSREAMVSAGVLDQFTVVVPCLGGANLSLPDSAFPDMFLDAARRLGVGPARTGVVVHGEDRVEAGVAGGFALVAEVDRSTWSNTRRVSGADVIVADLRALDLGVGKMQDIVSESTLRALEEVEHPVGALDPWLLTYEGFDPVLEGRREALCTLGNGYWATRASFPGSVADETHYPGSYLAGVFNRVTTDLAGRRDESEHMVNTPDWTFLSVRAVGGPVLRPGQAEMLCHRQELDLRRGILTRMNRYRDSDGRTTSVISRQFQSLAHRHLACLETTVEAENWSGEIMVVSAVNGGVENRNAAVDRQLTAHHLAVVAGTTLDDEVVLLESRTSQSEIGIATALRTRLTDEDGNKAAHTSRFFADGNLVGRELVFSVEAGRPVVIEKLAAVATSRDRAISTAALSAIHKIRSAPDAGSLAASQSRIWEGLWDRFGIIMRGGIQQSQDLNLNIFHVLQTVFAAEPDLDAGVPARGLHGEGYRGHIFWDELFIYPMLTLRRPDLTRSLLLYRFRRLDEARAAARRVGLTGAMFPWQSGSDGREETPAALFNVRDQQWMPDHSHRQRHVGLAVAYSVWQYYQASGDLDFIEKYGAEILIEISRFFAALAAYDAVDDRFDITGVMGPDEFHDGYPGRPGEGLRNNAYTNVMVSWVLTKTAEAIGQLNVERREEICTRLSLDAGELERWGKISRRLRVPFHADGIISQFEGYEELKEFDWAVYRTRYGDIGRLDLILQAEADSTNCYKLSKQADVLMLFYLLSAEELKDVFDRLGYPLPQDLLPRTIQYYLSRTSHGSTLSRLAHSWVLARSDREQSWSLFAQALECDIADTQGGTTHEGIHLGAMAGTSDMVLRCYGGVETRNGTLWLHPLLPLELPHISFRLYFRDQGMDVEVTTDGIGLQLFAGNANPIEVCIEGAKRTLGPGDKLQMSLATGECVVTRAV; encoded by the coding sequence ATGAAGCTTCGTAATCTGCCTGCGCGTCATGGTGGAAGATCTCCGATGGGAGCCTGTGCCGCAGTCATTCTTGACTGGGATGGAGTCATTGCAGACACATCGCACCTGCATTCCTTGGCGTGGAAGATGCTCGTCGATAAGATCCTGAAGGAAATTCCAGGAATTGCTGACCGTGGTTTCGATATAGATCAGGACTACGGGAGATTTTTCGACGGTCGAAGCAGTGAGCGCGGACTCAGGGACTTTCTCACCTCGCGAGCCGTCGATCTGTCCGAAGGTATTCCCGGGGACGCGGCGGATACTCTCAGCATTCATGGTCTGGCGAGTCTCAAGCGACAGATCTTCGAAACGTTGCAAGCCCACGAGGAAATACGCGTCTTCCCGGACGCGTTGGCCCTGTTGCGCCGCCTTGCAGAGGCCAAGATACCGACGGCACTGGTTGCAACCAGAAGCGTCAGCCGGGAAGCAATGGTTTCGGCAGGCGTCCTTGACCAGTTCACGGTGGTGGTCCCTTGTCTCGGCGGGGCCAACTTGTCGCTCCCGGACAGTGCTTTCCCGGACATGTTCCTGGATGCGGCACGACGGCTCGGGGTCGGGCCTGCACGAACTGGCGTCGTGGTCCACGGGGAGGACAGGGTCGAGGCAGGCGTTGCAGGTGGCTTCGCGTTGGTGGCCGAGGTCGACAGGTCGACCTGGTCAAACACACGCCGTGTCTCGGGTGCGGACGTCATCGTGGCTGACCTGCGCGCTCTTGACCTGGGGGTTGGAAAGATGCAGGACATCGTTTCGGAATCTACGCTTCGGGCTTTGGAAGAAGTCGAGCACCCCGTCGGCGCTTTGGACCCGTGGCTGCTGACCTACGAAGGCTTCGACCCGGTGTTGGAAGGGCGGCGTGAGGCACTGTGCACGCTGGGGAACGGCTATTGGGCCACCCGCGCTTCGTTCCCCGGCAGCGTGGCGGATGAAACCCACTACCCCGGAAGCTATTTGGCCGGCGTCTTCAACAGGGTGACCACTGACTTGGCCGGTCGCCGCGACGAATCCGAACACATGGTCAACACCCCGGACTGGACCTTCCTGAGCGTCCGGGCGGTGGGCGGTCCCGTTTTGCGCCCCGGGCAGGCGGAAATGCTGTGCCATCGGCAGGAACTGGACCTGCGCCGTGGGATCTTGACCCGCATGAATCGCTATCGAGACTCGGATGGCCGCACCACCAGTGTGATTTCCCGCCAATTTCAGTCGTTGGCACATCGGCATTTGGCCTGCCTGGAAACCACTGTTGAGGCCGAAAACTGGTCAGGTGAAATCATGGTTGTTTCTGCCGTCAACGGAGGCGTGGAGAACCGAAATGCCGCCGTTGACAGGCAGCTCACCGCCCATCATCTTGCTGTCGTGGCGGGGACGACGCTCGATGATGAGGTTGTGCTGTTGGAATCGCGAACGAGCCAGTCCGAGATCGGAATTGCCACGGCATTGCGGACTCGTCTGACTGATGAAGACGGCAACAAAGCGGCCCATACAAGCCGGTTCTTCGCCGACGGGAACCTGGTGGGGCGCGAACTTGTATTTTCTGTCGAAGCCGGCCGGCCGGTTGTCATTGAAAAACTCGCCGCGGTTGCCACGTCCCGCGACAGGGCGATATCCACCGCGGCGTTAAGCGCAATCCACAAGATCAGAAGTGCACCGGATGCGGGCTCTCTTGCGGCGTCCCAAAGCAGGATCTGGGAAGGTTTGTGGGACAGATTCGGCATCATTATGCGTGGCGGGATCCAGCAATCGCAGGACCTCAACCTGAACATCTTCCATGTGCTGCAAACCGTTTTCGCGGCCGAACCGGATCTGGACGCCGGGGTTCCGGCACGTGGCCTGCACGGAGAAGGCTACCGCGGACACATTTTTTGGGACGAACTCTTCATCTACCCCATGCTCACCCTGCGAAGGCCGGATCTCACGCGCTCGCTACTGCTCTACAGATTTCGTCGTCTCGATGAAGCACGGGCCGCGGCCCGCCGAGTGGGCCTGACGGGAGCAATGTTTCCCTGGCAAAGCGGTAGCGACGGACGCGAAGAAACTCCTGCCGCGCTTTTCAATGTTCGCGACCAGCAATGGATGCCGGACCATTCCCATCGGCAGCGCCACGTCGGTCTTGCAGTGGCCTATAGCGTCTGGCAGTACTACCAAGCAAGTGGCGATCTTGATTTCATTGAGAAATACGGGGCGGAGATCCTCATCGAAATCTCCAGGTTCTTCGCCGCTCTGGCCGCATACGACGCCGTGGACGACAGGTTCGATATCACAGGGGTCATGGGTCCCGACGAATTCCATGACGGCTATCCGGGCCGGCCAGGTGAAGGCCTGCGCAACAACGCCTATACCAACGTGATGGTGTCCTGGGTGCTAACAAAGACGGCGGAAGCCATCGGCCAGTTGAACGTCGAGCGCCGGGAAGAAATATGCACCCGGTTGTCCCTGGACGCAGGGGAGCTCGAACGCTGGGGCAAGATCAGCCGCCGACTGCGGGTTCCGTTTCATGCGGACGGCATCATCAGCCAGTTCGAGGGCTATGAAGAGTTGAAGGAATTCGATTGGGCCGTCTATCGCACCCGCTACGGTGACATTGGACGGCTTGACCTGATCCTGCAGGCGGAGGCCGACAGCACCAACTGCTACAAGCTTTCCAAGCAGGCCGATGTGTTGATGCTGTTCTACCTGCTGTCCGCCGAGGAACTGAAGGATGTATTTGACCGGCTCGGCTACCCGCTGCCGCAGGATCTTTTGCCGCGGACCATTCAGTACTACCTTTCTAGGACAAGCCATGGATCGACCTTGAGCCGCCTGGCGCACAGTTGGGTGCTGGCACGCAGCGACAGGGAGCAATCTTGGTCGCTCTTCGCGCAGGCGCTTGAATGCGATATCGCAGACACTCAGGGCGGGACAACGCACGAGGGTATTCACCTCGGGGCCATGGCCGGCACCTCCGACATGGTCCTGCGCTGCTACGGCGGGGTGGAAACCCGCAACGGCACGCTTTGGCTGCATCCGTTGTTGCCGCTCGAATTGCCGCACATTTCCTTCCGGCTCTACTTCCGTGATCAGGGGATGGATGTCGAGGTCACCACGGACGGCATTGGATTGCAGCTGTTCGCCGGAAACGCCAATCCCATTGAGGTGTGTATCGAGGGTGCCAAACGCACGCTGGGGCCGGGGGACAAGCTCCAGATGTCACTGGCGACCGGAGAATGCGTTGTCACGCGGGCCGTTTGA
- a CDS encoding phosphoketolase family protein gives MMNRFDRATPQVHEVNALTGDAEGLELLNRYWDAANYLTVAQIYLQENVLLRVPLAAEHIKPRLLGHWGTSPGLSLIYVHLNRLIRRSGAQVLFVAGPGHGGPAVIANLYLEGTYSEIYPDVSRDLAGLRNLVRQFSTPGGIPSHVGPATPGSIHEGGELGYSLAHATGAAMDNPELIVACVIGDGEAETGPLAGAWKAPAFLNPGRDGAVLPILHLNGYKISGPTVLGRQSDEQVVSLLRAHGWDPVVVAGDDPALVHADLDRELGNAHARIIRIQEQARQNGTDGPSRWPAIILRTPKGWTGPDFVDGVPVEGTFRSHQVPLGGVREKPAHLSQLETWLRSYKPETLFDADGRLVPELAALAPKGNLRMGANHWAHGGTTMDPLPLRPLENYALDVGTPGSTKHETTMPLGQMFRDIYTDTARDPRFRLFSPDETNSNRLGAVFEVTDRCLMTPARDGDDHLSPDGRVMEVLSEHLCQGWLEGYVLTGRHGFFATYEAFAMVGASMTVQHAKWLQHSRDLRWRQPVPSLNILLTSTCWRNDHNGFSHQGPGLIDTVLSLSGLVVRVYLPPDSNTLLAVAEHVLLGMNHLNLVVVDKQAHPQYLNIQDARRHAAAGASIWHWAGNDDVPGGRSASGGAFSDTVSSITTADEPVPATEPDIVMACAGDVPTEETLAAAWLLQRHVPDLRVRVVNVMDAFVIPPRDAHPHGLTDVNFERLFTSDREVVVAWHGYARAFHQLLHGRRHPGRFHVRGYNEQGTTTTPFDMVVLNRMSRYHLVLEALNRVGGGFEGAPELAEHCRAMLAKHAAHIRLYLEDMPEIRDWVWSSPRAGRNSSRGENPS, from the coding sequence ATGATGAACCGGTTCGATCGAGCGACTCCCCAGGTGCACGAGGTCAACGCCCTAACCGGCGACGCCGAGGGGCTCGAACTCCTGAACAGATACTGGGATGCGGCCAACTACCTGACGGTGGCGCAGATCTACCTCCAGGAAAATGTCCTGCTCCGCGTCCCGCTGGCTGCGGAGCACATCAAACCGCGGCTGCTTGGACACTGGGGAACCAGCCCAGGGCTCTCCTTGATCTACGTCCATCTCAATCGGCTCATCCGCAGGTCCGGCGCCCAGGTCCTTTTCGTTGCGGGTCCAGGTCATGGCGGCCCTGCCGTGATAGCAAATCTCTACTTGGAGGGGACCTATTCCGAAATCTATCCCGACGTCAGCCGCGACCTGGCAGGGCTTCGGAACTTGGTTCGGCAGTTCTCCACCCCGGGCGGCATCCCCAGCCACGTGGGGCCGGCCACCCCGGGTTCCATCCACGAGGGCGGGGAGCTGGGCTATTCGCTGGCCCACGCCACGGGTGCCGCAATGGACAACCCTGAGCTCATCGTGGCCTGCGTGATCGGCGACGGTGAGGCCGAAACCGGACCGCTGGCGGGTGCGTGGAAGGCCCCGGCCTTCCTGAATCCTGGCAGGGACGGAGCTGTCCTGCCGATCCTTCACCTGAACGGATACAAGATCTCCGGCCCCACGGTTCTGGGCAGGCAGTCCGACGAGCAGGTCGTGTCACTGCTGCGGGCCCATGGCTGGGATCCGGTGGTTGTCGCCGGCGATGACCCGGCGCTGGTGCATGCGGACCTTGACCGGGAGCTCGGGAACGCGCACGCAAGGATCATCCGCATCCAGGAGCAGGCGCGCCAGAACGGGACTGACGGGCCTTCCCGTTGGCCCGCCATCATCCTGCGTACACCTAAGGGCTGGACAGGACCGGACTTTGTTGACGGTGTTCCGGTCGAAGGCACGTTCCGATCCCATCAGGTCCCGTTGGGCGGCGTCCGCGAAAAACCCGCCCATCTGTCCCAACTTGAGACCTGGCTGCGTTCCTACAAGCCGGAAACGCTTTTTGATGCGGACGGACGGCTGGTGCCGGAGCTTGCGGCTCTTGCCCCGAAGGGAAATTTGCGTATGGGTGCCAACCACTGGGCCCACGGCGGCACCACGATGGATCCGCTGCCCCTGCGTCCCCTGGAAAACTATGCCCTTGACGTCGGCACACCGGGATCCACCAAGCACGAGACCACCATGCCGCTGGGTCAAATGTTCCGGGACATCTACACCGACACCGCCCGGGACCCCCGTTTCCGGCTGTTCAGCCCCGATGAAACCAACAGCAACAGGTTGGGCGCTGTCTTCGAAGTGACAGACAGGTGCCTGATGACACCGGCACGGGACGGCGACGACCATCTGTCCCCGGACGGACGGGTCATGGAGGTCCTCTCCGAGCACCTCTGCCAAGGCTGGCTCGAGGGCTATGTCCTCACCGGACGGCACGGGTTCTTTGCCACCTATGAGGCGTTTGCCATGGTAGGCGCCTCAATGACCGTCCAGCACGCGAAATGGCTCCAGCACTCCCGCGACCTTCGCTGGCGGCAGCCCGTGCCGAGCCTGAACATCCTGCTGACCTCGACGTGTTGGCGCAACGACCACAATGGCTTCAGCCACCAGGGACCGGGCCTGATCGACACCGTGCTGTCACTGTCCGGTTTGGTTGTGCGTGTCTACCTTCCACCGGACTCCAACACGCTGTTGGCAGTCGCCGAACATGTTCTGCTCGGCATGAACCACCTCAACCTGGTGGTGGTGGACAAGCAGGCGCACCCGCAGTATCTGAACATTCAGGACGCCCGCCGGCATGCCGCGGCTGGCGCCTCGATCTGGCACTGGGCCGGAAACGACGACGTACCCGGTGGAAGGAGCGCTTCCGGGGGCGCATTTTCCGACACCGTTTCCTCCATCACGACAGCGGACGAACCGGTGCCTGCCACCGAGCCGGACATCGTCATGGCCTGCGCCGGCGACGTTCCCACGGAGGAAACGTTGGCCGCGGCCTGGCTGCTTCAGCGCCACGTGCCGGACCTGCGAGTCCGCGTTGTCAACGTGATGGACGCGTTCGTGATCCCTCCCCGCGACGCCCACCCCCACGGGCTCACCGACGTCAACTTCGAAAGGCTTTTCACCTCCGACCGCGAAGTGGTCGTGGCTTGGCACGGATACGCCCGAGCCTTCCACCAGCTGCTGCACGGGCGAAGGCACCCGGGCCGGTTCCACGTCCGCGGCTACAACGAGCAGGGAACCACCACCACGCCGTTCGACATGGTTGTCCTCAACCGCATGAGTCGCTACCACCTTGTATTGGAAGCACTGAACCGGGTCGGCGGCGGTTTCGAAGGTGCCCCGGAATTGGCGGAGCATTGCCGGGCAATGCTTGCAAAACACGCGGCCCATATCCGACTGTACCTGGAGGACATGCCGGAAATCCGCGACTGGGTCTGGTCCTCGCCCAGGGCGGGAAGGAACAGCTCCAGAGGGGAAAACCCGTCCTAG
- a CDS encoding universal stress protein — protein sequence MEDPKVRERPQIVVGVDDSACSAKALKWDAKLAPQLDAVIVAVTTWHFETSWGAYALPCWNPEADAQQILADVLAEAFGEHTPEGLVGKCFQGQPAQVLIEQNKSAVMLVVGSRCHGGFAGLLLGSGSSACTEHSACPILVVHPATTAPEAGGTGHETNHGPVGRP from the coding sequence ATGGAGGACCCGAAGGTCCGCGAGCGTCCGCAAATCGTGGTGGGGGTCGACGATTCGGCCTGTTCCGCGAAGGCCCTCAAATGGGATGCCAAATTGGCGCCGCAACTTGACGCGGTCATTGTGGCCGTCACGACCTGGCACTTCGAGACCTCGTGGGGTGCCTATGCCCTTCCGTGTTGGAACCCCGAAGCCGATGCCCAGCAGATCCTGGCGGATGTGCTCGCCGAGGCCTTCGGCGAGCACACGCCCGAAGGCCTGGTTGGCAAGTGCTTCCAGGGACAGCCCGCACAGGTCCTGATCGAGCAAAACAAGTCGGCCGTCATGCTTGTTGTCGGTTCGCGATGTCATGGGGGATTTGCCGGCTTGCTGCTGGGATCCGGCAGCTCTGCTTGCACGGAGCATTCAGCGTGCCCGATTCTTGTTGTCCATCCCGCGACGACGGCGCCGGAAGCCGGGGGAACGGGGCATGAAACCAACCATGGTCCAGTCGGCAGGCCCTGA
- the mgtA gene encoding magnesium-translocating P-type ATPase — MKPTMVQSAGPETADALALSMDGAARQAVERVLLDLKSSEKGLSDGEAARRLAVVGPNALRTHKTNPWSVLWRQLRSPILVLLIVTAGLSLFLGDKTNSLVIAVILAVSVGLGFSNEFRAERAAQALHSRVTHTAVVLRDGVARQIDVVDLVPGDVVRLALGAIIPADIRLLACDDLLCDESILTGESLPMDKNPAPVSGEVSVGDLSCCVFMGTVIQSGSCVGIVVATGGRTEFGRIALGLGEHHPQTEFQLGLKRFSYLLLQVAVVLTSLIFIANLLLGRPLIDSLLFSLAIAVGITPQLLPAVVSTCLAAGTRALAKRNVLVKRLVCIEDLGDMDVLVTDKTGTLTEGRIGFTIALPVLSTIPAEELFVMGLLSTEVDYAQDIVSTVGQNTLDAALWDSGQARDFEPGCWKRLDIVPFDHQRRMTSVLVTDSAGNRRIVSKGSPEDVMRLCIEVPPTAQNLLDEQYDQGARVVAVATRPATGLTEIGPADEHGFHLAGFLVFQDKPKDNAKKSLVDLAALGITVKIATGDNARVAEKVCRDLGLVLGGTLIGVQMDALSDQELGEAARDASIFARVSPEQKARLIRLLRQQGRAVAFLGDGVNDALALHQADVGISVESATDVAKDAADIVLMDKDLGVLAEGVREGRRIFANTIKYVLMGTSSNFGNMFSAATASVVLSFLPMLPGQILLNNLLYDTSQLAIPGDRVDKEQLLAPSHWDISFIRRFMLLFGPISSLFDFATFGLMIFAFHAAPGEFRAGWFIESIATQTLIIFAIRTRRVPFLRSKPSAGLLWAAIGVVALGIYLPFSPLAGVLGFDPLPVPFFLSLLALVVVYLVIVECAKVWFFSRPVQLAPAIRKRGRPHHVHRRAARFSVAGSIRS, encoded by the coding sequence ATGAAACCAACCATGGTCCAGTCGGCAGGCCCTGAAACAGCGGATGCCTTGGCGCTTTCAATGGATGGTGCTGCCCGGCAAGCCGTGGAACGGGTCCTGCTGGACTTGAAGTCCAGCGAAAAAGGCCTGAGCGACGGGGAAGCGGCGCGCCGCTTGGCCGTGGTGGGCCCCAATGCGCTGAGAACCCACAAAACCAACCCGTGGTCTGTCCTGTGGCGGCAGCTGCGTAGCCCGATCCTGGTCCTTTTGATTGTCACCGCAGGGTTGTCCTTGTTTCTGGGGGACAAGACGAACTCGTTGGTTATCGCCGTGATCTTGGCGGTCAGTGTTGGCCTGGGCTTCAGCAACGAGTTCCGGGCCGAACGCGCAGCGCAGGCTCTTCACTCACGCGTCACTCACACCGCTGTGGTTCTTCGGGACGGCGTCGCGCGCCAGATCGATGTTGTGGACCTCGTTCCCGGCGATGTGGTGCGGCTGGCCTTGGGTGCCATCATCCCCGCCGACATCAGGCTGCTTGCCTGTGATGACCTCTTGTGCGACGAAAGCATCCTCACCGGGGAATCGCTTCCGATGGACAAGAATCCCGCGCCCGTCAGCGGTGAGGTGTCAGTGGGGGACCTAAGCTGTTGCGTTTTCATGGGGACCGTGATTCAATCCGGCAGCTGCGTCGGTATCGTCGTGGCCACGGGCGGCCGGACCGAATTCGGTCGGATCGCCTTGGGGCTGGGCGAGCACCATCCCCAGACCGAGTTTCAGCTGGGCCTGAAACGATTTTCGTATCTTCTCTTGCAGGTGGCAGTCGTCTTGACGAGCCTCATCTTCATTGCGAACCTGCTCCTGGGGCGACCGTTGATCGACTCGTTGCTGTTCTCCCTTGCCATAGCCGTGGGCATCACGCCCCAGCTGTTGCCCGCGGTGGTGAGCACCTGCCTGGCCGCCGGCACCAGGGCGCTGGCCAAGCGGAACGTCTTGGTCAAGCGGCTGGTCTGCATCGAGGACCTGGGCGACATGGATGTGCTGGTGACGGATAAAACCGGCACCTTGACCGAGGGGCGCATCGGATTCACCATTGCGCTGCCGGTGCTTTCGACGATCCCGGCGGAGGAACTCTTTGTCATGGGGTTGCTGTCCACGGAGGTCGACTACGCACAGGACATTGTCTCGACCGTGGGGCAAAACACCTTGGACGCCGCACTGTGGGATTCGGGGCAGGCCAGGGACTTTGAGCCGGGTTGCTGGAAACGGCTGGACATCGTTCCCTTTGACCACCAGCGTCGAATGACCAGCGTCCTGGTTACTGACTCGGCCGGGAACCGACGCATTGTCAGCAAGGGGTCCCCGGAGGATGTCATGCGTTTGTGCATCGAGGTTCCACCTACTGCGCAGAACCTGCTGGATGAACAATACGACCAGGGTGCACGGGTTGTTGCGGTGGCCACCCGTCCGGCCACCGGCCTGACGGAGATCGGGCCCGCCGACGAACACGGTTTTCACTTGGCAGGATTCCTCGTCTTCCAAGACAAGCCAAAGGACAACGCGAAGAAGTCGCTTGTCGATCTGGCAGCTTTGGGCATTACCGTAAAGATTGCCACGGGGGACAATGCCCGGGTCGCGGAAAAAGTGTGCAGGGATCTGGGGCTGGTGCTGGGCGGGACACTGATCGGTGTGCAGATGGATGCCCTGAGCGACCAGGAACTCGGCGAGGCTGCCAGAGATGCAAGCATCTTCGCCCGGGTGTCCCCGGAACAGAAGGCACGGCTCATCAGGCTTCTGCGCCAACAGGGCCGTGCCGTCGCGTTCCTGGGAGACGGAGTCAACGACGCCTTGGCGCTCCACCAAGCCGACGTCGGCATTTCCGTTGAAAGTGCCACGGACGTCGCCAAGGACGCAGCCGACATCGTCTTGATGGACAAGGACCTGGGCGTCCTGGCCGAAGGCGTTCGGGAGGGCCGGAGGATCTTTGCAAACACCATCAAGTACGTGCTGATGGGAACCTCGAGCAACTTCGGCAACATGTTCAGCGCGGCGACGGCCTCCGTTGTCTTGAGCTTCCTGCCCATGTTGCCGGGACAGATCCTGCTCAACAACCTGCTCTACGACACCAGCCAGCTTGCCATCCCCGGGGACCGGGTGGACAAGGAACAACTGCTCGCGCCCTCGCATTGGGACATTTCGTTCATCCGGCGCTTCATGCTGCTCTTTGGACCCATCAGCTCGCTCTTTGACTTCGCGACCTTCGGGCTTATGATCTTCGCATTCCACGCGGCACCGGGGGAGTTCCGGGCGGGCTGGTTCATTGAATCCATCGCTACGCAAACCCTGATAATATTTGCGATCAGAACCCGCCGGGTGCCGTTCCTGCGCAGCAAGCCCTCGGCCGGGCTGCTTTGGGCGGCCATCGGAGTGGTGGCGTTGGGCATCTACCTTCCGTTCTCCCCGCTGGCCGGGGTGCTGGGTTTTGATCCGTTGCCCGTGCCGTTTTTCCTGTCCCTGCTGGCGCTGGTAGTGGTCTACCTGGTCATAGTGGAGTGTGCCAAGGTTTGGTTCTTCTCCAGACCTGTCCAACTGGCTCCGGCGATCCGCAAACGCGGCCGCCCCCACCACGTTCATCGCCGGGCTGCCCGGTTCAGTGTCGCCGGATCGATCAGGTCCTGA